A stretch of the Ptiloglossa arizonensis isolate GNS036 chromosome 1, iyPtiAriz1_principal, whole genome shotgun sequence genome encodes the following:
- the LOC143153029 gene encoding uncharacterized protein LOC143153029 isoform X2 gives MAGETSRSLRALSLLLFVAALSALPTQEPSANAVLDTEDTTLSTDLKPPPLPDNDRKSQFVLFVINIYGVKNSSGETSDEIFENTIIDKTSNLTEPLATVVLVVEVDDDDAETDSPVNLDEVADDLEFGEGFKVDRIQQDGETNILRIKMDSKDVGGILRSKSPLETMKKVRNKRTPCLKCKLKGFAGGGGGGGGCGSGSCGGGYPGGGYGGGGYGGGGYGGGGYGGGGYPGGGGCGGGGCGGGGGGGRPGGGYPGGGGGGYPGGGGGGYPGGGGGGYPGGSGAGYPSHPSGGGGGCSTCGGGGGGGGGSYAQASSSAGSWG, from the exons ATGGCCGGCGAAACGTCGAGGAGCCTGAGGGCTTTGTCCCTGCTTTTATTCGTCGCGGCCCTATCGGCCTTACCGACTCAAG AACCGAGCGCAAATGCGGTACTCGATACGGAAGACACTACTTTATCGACCGATTTGAAGCCTCCGCCGCTACCGGATAACGATAGGAAGTCTCAATTCGTGCTCTTCGTCATAAATATTTACGGAGTGAAAAATTCCAGTGGCGAGACTTCggacgaaatattcgaaaacacAATTATCGACAAAACTTCGAACCTGACCG AACCGTTGGCCACTGTGGTTCTGGTGGTCgaagtcgacgacgacgacgcggagACCGACTCACCGGTGAATCTCGACGAGGTCGCGGACGATTTAGAATTTGGCGAGGGTTTCAAGGTGGACAGGATCCAGCAGGACGGTGAGACGAATATATTGCGAATAAAGATGGACAGCAAAGACGTAGGGGGCATACTGAGGTCCAAGTCCCCGTTGGAGACGATGAAGAAAGTCCGTAACAAGAGGACACCCTGCCTCAAGTGTAAACTGAAAGGATTCgcaggcggcggcggcggtggcggcggatgCGGATCAGGAAGTTGCGGAGGTGGATATCCAGGCGGTGGTTACGGAGGAGGTGGTTACGGAGGAGGTGGTTACGGAGGCGGTGGTTACGGAGGCGGTGGATACCCTGGCGGTGGAGGATGTGGAGGAGGAGgatgcggcggcggcggtggaggTGGACGTCCTGGAGGTGGTTACCCCGGCGGCGGTGGAGGTGGTTACCCCGGCGGTGGTGGAGGTGGTTACCCCGGCGGTGGTGGAGGTGGTTACCCCGGCGGTTCTGGAG CTGGTTATCCATCACACCCgtccggaggaggaggaggttgcAGTACATG tggcggtggcggtggcggaggCGGAGGTTCGTACGCCCAAGCTTCGTCATCGGCTGGAAGCTG GGGATAG
- the LOC143153029 gene encoding uncharacterized protein LOC143153029 isoform X1: MAGETSRSLRALSLLLFVAALSALPTQEPSANAVLDTEDTTLSTDLKPPPLPDNDRKSQFVLFVINIYGVKNSSGETSDEIFENTIIDKTSNLTEPLATVVLVVEVDDDDAETDSPVNLDEVADDLEFGEGFKVDRIQQDGETNILRIKMDSKDVGGILRSKSPLETMKKVRNKRTPCLKCKLKGFAGGGGGGGGCGSGSCGGGYPGGGYGGGGYGGGGYGGGGYGGGGYPGGGGCGGGGCGGGGGGGRPGGGYPGGGGGGYPGGGGGGYPGGGGGGYPGGSGGSQTVGVIPILIPVAAGYPSHPSGGGGGCSTCGGGGGGGGGSYAQASSSAGSWG, translated from the exons ATGGCCGGCGAAACGTCGAGGAGCCTGAGGGCTTTGTCCCTGCTTTTATTCGTCGCGGCCCTATCGGCCTTACCGACTCAAG AACCGAGCGCAAATGCGGTACTCGATACGGAAGACACTACTTTATCGACCGATTTGAAGCCTCCGCCGCTACCGGATAACGATAGGAAGTCTCAATTCGTGCTCTTCGTCATAAATATTTACGGAGTGAAAAATTCCAGTGGCGAGACTTCggacgaaatattcgaaaacacAATTATCGACAAAACTTCGAACCTGACCG AACCGTTGGCCACTGTGGTTCTGGTGGTCgaagtcgacgacgacgacgcggagACCGACTCACCGGTGAATCTCGACGAGGTCGCGGACGATTTAGAATTTGGCGAGGGTTTCAAGGTGGACAGGATCCAGCAGGACGGTGAGACGAATATATTGCGAATAAAGATGGACAGCAAAGACGTAGGGGGCATACTGAGGTCCAAGTCCCCGTTGGAGACGATGAAGAAAGTCCGTAACAAGAGGACACCCTGCCTCAAGTGTAAACTGAAAGGATTCgcaggcggcggcggcggtggcggcggatgCGGATCAGGAAGTTGCGGAGGTGGATATCCAGGCGGTGGTTACGGAGGAGGTGGTTACGGAGGAGGTGGTTACGGAGGCGGTGGTTACGGAGGCGGTGGATACCCTGGCGGTGGAGGATGTGGAGGAGGAGgatgcggcggcggcggtggaggTGGACGTCCTGGAGGTGGTTACCCCGGCGGCGGTGGAGGTGGTTACCCCGGCGGTGGTGGAGGTGGTTACCCCGGCGGTGGTGGAGGTGGTTACCCCGGCGGTTCTGGAG GGAGCCAAACAGTTGGTGTTATACCCATACTTATACCTGTTGCAGCTGGTTATCCATCACACCCgtccggaggaggaggaggttgcAGTACATG tggcggtggcggtggcggaggCGGAGGTTCGTACGCCCAAGCTTCGTCATCGGCTGGAAGCTG GGGATAG